The genomic DNA GGTTCCGGCGATCTGGCGCACGCGGCTGAAGGTATCGCCGCGAACCCGACCGGTGCTGCGACGGACACCGGCGAGCTAGACTGGATGCCGAAGGCGACGCCCGCGCCGGCATCGAGCACCGCGGCGGACACCGCGGCCGACCCGGTGGCGAAACGAAGCGGGCGCGGCGAGCGCGGCAAGTCCGATGAGCAGTCCAATCAGCTGCCTGATGAACAGCCCAATGAGCCGCACAACGAGGCATCCAACGAGAAGCGCGGAGCAGAGACGCGCAGCGAACCGGGCCGCGAGCGCATACCCGATCGCACAACCTGACCGCGCACGCAACACAGCGTCGGACCGCATCGCCGCACCGCATCGCCGCCGCGCAACCGGATGTTTGTGCAACCGATCCGCCGCAACGCCGGTCGAACCAGATACAAGGCTCGGCCTGATCTGAACCGTAACCGGACAAGGAGGACTACAGCATGGGCCGACTGATCGTCGTATCGAATCGCGTGGCGACACCGACCGAAACCAAAGGCTCCGCAGGCGGGCTCGCGGTCGGCGTGTTCGGCGCGTTAAAGGACACGGGCGGCGTCTGGTTCGGATGGAGCGGCGATGTCGTCAGCGAGACGGTCGCGAACGCGGGTCCGACGCTCGAGCAGGATGGGGCGGTGACCTTCGCCACCGTGGGCCTGACCCGCAAGGACTACGACCAGTACTACCGCGGTTTTTCGAACGCGACGCTCTGGCCGGTGTTCCACTATCGCAACGACCTCGCGCGCTATGAGCGCGACGAATACGCGGGCTACCGGCGCGTCAACGCATGGCTTGCGCATAAGCTCGTCAAGCTGCTGCAGCCCGACGACATCATCTGGGCGCACGACTACCACCTCCTGCCGTTCGCCGAAGCATTGCGGGCCGAAGGCGTCACGAACCGGATCGGCTTCTTTCTGCATATTCCGTTTCCGTCGCCGCAGATTCTCATCAACATTCCGCCGCATGAAGAGCTCGTGAAGTCGCTGTGCTGTTACGACCTGATCGGCTTTCAGACCGATACGGATCAACTGGCGTTTCACGACTATATCGAGCGCCACGCGCGCGGCACCGTGAAGCCGGGCGGGAATGTCGAAGCGTTCGGCCGCAAGCTGCGCACGGGTGTCTATCGCATCGGCGTGTTTCCCGACGAGATCGCCGAGCAGGCCAAGCGCTACGAGAGCCGGCAGCATGTGATGGATCTCAAGCAGAGCCTCGAAGGGCGCAAGCTGATCATGAGCGTCGACCGGCTCGATTATTCGAAAGGGCTCGTCGAGCGTTTCCGCGCCTTCG from Paraburkholderia edwinii includes the following:
- the otsA gene encoding alpha,alpha-trehalose-phosphate synthase (UDP-forming) encodes the protein MGRLIVVSNRVATPTETKGSAGGLAVGVFGALKDTGGVWFGWSGDVVSETVANAGPTLEQDGAVTFATVGLTRKDYDQYYRGFSNATLWPVFHYRNDLARYERDEYAGYRRVNAWLAHKLVKLLQPDDIIWAHDYHLLPFAEALRAEGVTNRIGFFLHIPFPSPQILINIPPHEELVKSLCCYDLIGFQTDTDQLAFHDYIERHARGTVKPGGNVEAFGRKLRTGVYRIGVFPDEIAEQAKRYESRQHVMDLKQSLEGRKLIMSVDRLDYSKGLVERFRAFEQLLERSPEWRGNVTLVQIAPPTRADVSTYQHIRQDLEYEAGRINGRYSGLDYTPIRYLNQRYDRWKLMSLFRESQIGFVTPLHDGMNLVAKEYVAAQNPDDPGVLVLSMFAGAAAELTGSLIVNPHDSVGMCEALQRALSMPVDERQRRYEMNMAALRKNDLGVWRDTYLRDLRAVPLMKAAPNGAHGTGAGASRKTQDGAPDDAPAAS